The following coding sequences lie in one Mucilaginibacter sp. KACC 22773 genomic window:
- a CDS encoding GH92 family glycosyl hydrolase has product MPSSRAIVSSFSIAAILLLSHISSAQKRKDKDYAQLVNPFIGTGGHGHTYPGAVMPFGMVQLSPDTRLEGWDGCSGYHYTDTVVYGFSHTHLSGTGIPDYCDVLFMPTTGEPQFKNTEYRSGFKKKNEIATPGYYKTLLDKYNIGVELTATTRVGVHRYSYPSAEKANIIIDLQHRDEVLDSWIEVVNDHEIRGYRKSKSWANNQQVYFYAKFSKAFKTYGITSNNELQDGKNKAQGKNIKMYLQFNNPGEVISKVGISAVSTEGALKNLDAEVPDFDFKKVQKAAKATWNTELNKIQVEGGGPSSSQQSALSDEGNVNSPYGPAPAGKKTKPINYAGIKQTIFYTALYHSMLAPNIYSDVDGQYRGMDQQVHTAQGFNYYTVFSLWDTYRAENPLLTLIDRKRTLDFIKSFLAMYDQGGLLPIWPLASTETYCMIGNHSIPVIVDAYAKGIRDFDAAKAFTAMKAAANRNQFGLDIYRKNGAVLSDQEDASVSKTLEYAYDDWCIAQMAKMLDKPHDYAEYIQRAQYWKNVYNNQNGFMQARSNGGWLSPFDPTEINGNYTEGNSWQYSFMVPQDVENLMAKMGGKEAFEAKLDELFTTESKLKGSDIPDVAGLIGQYAHGNEPSHHMAYLYNFTASPEKTQFYIDRILHEEYSNKPDGLAGNEDCGQMSAWYVMSSLGIYNIAPGQQAFQVGVPQFDKAVINLENGKQFTILNSGASIGKGNIYLQGMSLAKKTYNKLYLNFDDIANGGEFEVFAGKLANKLFVQDLERPTSKIADSLIVANPYIIAPAKSFKVAISVQIKSSDPDAGIYYTLDGSTPTVNSTLYSKPIAITGNTTVKAIAIMNGKSSFVDEANFIKLRTDIKLTLVNKYLPNYADKGDESLINGIHGTTNWHVGNWQGYQGKDLEAIIDIGAIKPVKQVSIGTLQDSNAWIVFPKYIQYWVSDDGRNYKLAATVNTKVDIKDTNSQTQEFTAPLNLNTRYIKIIAKQYGALPNWHESKGNQSYIFADEITVE; this is encoded by the coding sequence ATGCCATCGTCGCGCGCCATTGTAAGCAGTTTTTCTATCGCTGCAATCCTTTTGTTATCCCATATTTCATCGGCACAAAAAAGGAAAGATAAAGATTACGCCCAACTGGTTAACCCCTTTATTGGTACCGGGGGGCATGGGCACACTTACCCCGGCGCGGTAATGCCTTTTGGCATGGTGCAGCTAAGCCCTGATACACGACTGGAAGGCTGGGATGGCTGCTCGGGCTATCATTATACTGATACGGTTGTCTATGGCTTTTCTCACACCCATTTAAGCGGCACAGGCATTCCCGATTATTGCGATGTGCTGTTTATGCCTACCACCGGCGAGCCGCAGTTTAAAAACACCGAATATCGCTCTGGTTTTAAAAAGAAAAATGAGATTGCCACGCCCGGTTATTATAAAACCTTGCTGGATAAATACAATATCGGCGTCGAATTAACAGCTACTACCCGCGTTGGCGTACACCGCTATAGCTACCCCAGTGCCGAAAAGGCCAACATCATCATAGATCTGCAACACCGCGACGAGGTGCTGGATTCGTGGATTGAAGTGGTGAACGATCACGAAATTCGCGGGTACCGCAAATCAAAATCGTGGGCCAATAACCAACAGGTTTATTTTTATGCCAAATTCTCAAAAGCATTTAAAACTTACGGGATAACCAGTAACAACGAGTTACAGGATGGGAAAAACAAAGCGCAGGGCAAAAACATTAAAATGTACCTGCAGTTTAACAATCCCGGCGAGGTGATTTCGAAAGTCGGTATTTCGGCAGTAAGTACCGAAGGCGCCTTGAAAAACCTGGATGCAGAAGTACCCGATTTCGATTTTAAAAAGGTCCAGAAAGCAGCCAAAGCAACCTGGAATACCGAGTTGAATAAAATTCAGGTAGAAGGCGGCGGCCCATCCTCGTCGCAACAATCAGCACTGAGCGACGAAGGTAATGTTAACAGCCCTTATGGTCCCGCCCCTGCCGGAAAAAAGACAAAACCCATTAACTATGCAGGTATAAAACAAACCATATTTTACACCGCTTTATACCACAGCATGCTGGCACCCAACATTTACAGCGACGTTGACGGCCAATACCGTGGTATGGATCAGCAAGTGCATACCGCGCAAGGCTTTAACTACTATACTGTTTTTTCGTTGTGGGACACCTACCGGGCCGAAAACCCTTTGCTTACACTGATCGACAGAAAACGGACGCTCGATTTTATCAAATCATTCCTGGCGATGTATGACCAGGGTGGGTTACTGCCTATATGGCCACTGGCCAGTACCGAAACCTATTGCATGATTGGTAATCACTCCATCCCTGTTATTGTAGATGCTTATGCAAAAGGTATTCGTGATTTTGATGCGGCAAAAGCATTTACCGCTATGAAAGCCGCGGCGAATCGTAACCAGTTTGGGCTGGATATTTATCGTAAAAACGGCGCGGTATTATCCGACCAGGAAGATGCTTCGGTATCAAAAACCCTGGAGTATGCCTATGACGATTGGTGTATAGCCCAAATGGCTAAAATGCTGGATAAACCCCACGACTATGCCGAATACATTCAACGTGCCCAGTATTGGAAAAATGTTTACAACAACCAAAATGGCTTTATGCAGGCCCGCAGCAATGGCGGCTGGCTTAGCCCCTTCGACCCTACCGAGATAAATGGTAATTACACTGAAGGCAATTCCTGGCAATACTCGTTCATGGTACCCCAGGACGTTGAAAACCTAATGGCAAAAATGGGTGGCAAGGAAGCTTTTGAAGCTAAACTGGATGAATTGTTTACCACAGAATCAAAGCTAAAGGGCAGCGATATCCCGGATGTAGCCGGCCTTATTGGCCAATACGCCCACGGAAACGAGCCAAGTCACCACATGGCTTACCTATACAACTTTACCGCATCGCCCGAGAAAACGCAATTTTATATAGACAGGATTCTGCATGAAGAGTACAGCAATAAACCCGATGGGCTTGCAGGAAATGAAGATTGCGGGCAAATGTCGGCCTGGTATGTCATGAGTTCGCTAGGTATTTACAATATTGCCCCCGGGCAGCAGGCTTTCCAGGTTGGGGTGCCACAGTTTGATAAAGCGGTTATTAATTTAGAAAACGGCAAGCAATTTACCATCCTCAACTCCGGGGCAAGCATAGGCAAAGGCAATATTTATTTACAGGGCATGAGCCTCGCCAAGAAAACCTATAACAAATTATACCTCAATTTTGACGATATAGCCAATGGCGGCGAGTTTGAAGTATTTGCCGGCAAACTGGCCAATAAACTTTTTGTACAGGATTTGGAACGCCCAACTTCAAAAATCGCCGATAGCTTGATTGTGGCTAACCCTTACATTATAGCCCCCGCCAAATCATTCAAAGTAGCTATCAGCGTACAAATAAAAAGCTCCGACCCGGATGCCGGGATTTATTACACGTTAGATGGATCAACCCCTACCGTAAACTCAACACTTTACAGTAAGCCAATTGCCATTACCGGGAATACAACCGTTAAGGCGATAGCTATCATGAACGGTAAAAGCAGCTTTGTTGACGAAGCTAACTTTATTAAACTACGAACAGACATCAAACTAACGCTCGTCAATAAATACCTGCCCAACTATGCAGATAAAGGCGACGAATCGCTTATCAACGGCATCCATGGCACAACAAACTGGCATGTGGGCAACTGGCAGGGCTACCAGGGCAAAGATTTGGAAGCCATTATTGATATAGGTGCCATAAAACCTGTAAAACAAGTCAGTATTGGCACATTACAAGATAGCAATGCGTGGATAGTGTTCCCTAAATATATTCAATATTGGGTATCTGACGATGGCAGGAATTATAAGTTGGCAGCCACCGTGAATACCAAGGTAGATATTAAGGATACAAATTCGCAAACCCAGGAGTTTACTGCGCCGCTAAATTTAAACACCCGCTATATTAAAATAATAGCCAAACAATATGGCGCACTGCCTAACTGGCATGAAAGTAAAGGCAACCAATCGTACATTTTTGCGGATGAAATAACCGTGGAATAA
- a CDS encoding efflux RND transporter permease subunit — protein sequence MNKFIKNIIYFSLRHRYFVFFMTLVLVVLGVWSYMNTPIETFPDVTNTQIIIIAQWPGRSAEEVEKMITIPMETVLNSVQKKANLRTTSAFGLSYVRIIFDDDVDDAFARQQVLSRLGNADLPDGVKPEVEPPYGPTGEIYRYTLKSRTKSIHELTAIQDWVLDRQFKSVPGVADVNSFGGEEKTYEVAVNPALLQKYGLTSLDVYTAINRSNINVGGDVIEKNDQAYVVRGIGVINNIDEIQNIIIKNVNNVPILAKDIADVKEAGLPRLGQVSRDKQKDVLEGIIVMRKGENPAEVLNRIRDKVKDLNENILPKDVKIDTFYDRTNLMDFCTETVIHNLCEGIILVTVIVFLFMADWRTTLTVAIIIPLSLLFAFVCMRIKGMSANLLSMGAVDFGIIIDGAVVMVEGIFVALDHKAKEVGMQKFNGLAKLGLFKNVGAEMGKAIFFSKLIIITCLIPIFAFQKVEGKMFSPLAYTLGFALLGALIFTLTLVPALSSILLQKNVKEKHNPVVLFFENGIRRMFNFTYKNQKLSLIVAVAFMAVTFFSAKFLGSEFLPDLNEGALWVEAELPMSVSLNEAESINQKMMQILDKFPEVKQTLAQVGRTNDGTDPKGFFDVQIQVDLKNKKEWPSGITEDELIAQMDKQLSKIPGAVFNYSQPIRDNVEEAVAGVNAALAVKIFGPDFQTLDKKADSVLRILKTVQGVEDLGVLRNLGQPEFRIELDQRKMALYGVSTADANSVIEMAIGGKAATELYEGERRFDIRIRYQQQYRNTQDKIENLMVPTLNGSKISIKEIATIKTITGPAFIYRDNNTRYIAVKFSVRGRDLGSTIAEAQGKVHSKVTFEHGYTDVWAGEFENQIRASNTLAHVVPICLLVIFLILFITFGNAKDATLVIMNVPFALIGGILALHITGTNFSISAGIGFIALFGVCIQNGVILVSVFKKNLEEHMPLDKAILDGVISRVRPVVMTALMAAIGLMPAAVSTGIGSETQKPLAIVVIGGLVTSTILTLLILPIIYAIVHRLIHRRENRKLLKKIGVVRNA from the coding sequence ATGAATAAATTCATTAAAAATATAATTTACTTCTCACTCAGGCACCGCTACTTTGTGTTTTTTATGACACTGGTTTTGGTTGTGCTCGGTGTGTGGAGCTACATGAATACGCCCATCGAGACGTTTCCTGATGTAACTAATACCCAAATCATCATTATTGCCCAATGGCCGGGCCGTAGCGCCGAGGAAGTTGAAAAAATGATCACCATCCCGATGGAGACCGTTTTAAACTCAGTACAAAAAAAGGCTAACCTGCGTACAACGTCGGCCTTTGGCTTATCGTACGTGCGTATAATTTTTGACGATGATGTGGATGATGCTTTTGCCCGCCAGCAGGTGCTAAGTCGCCTGGGCAATGCCGATTTGCCAGATGGTGTAAAACCAGAAGTTGAACCACCCTACGGCCCTACCGGCGAAATTTATCGTTATACGCTTAAAAGCCGCACCAAATCAATTCACGAGCTTACCGCTATACAGGATTGGGTACTTGATCGCCAGTTTAAATCTGTGCCCGGCGTTGCCGATGTAAATAGCTTTGGCGGCGAGGAAAAAACTTACGAAGTTGCTGTTAACCCTGCCCTGTTGCAAAAGTACGGGCTTACGTCGCTGGATGTTTATACTGCCATAAACCGTAGTAACATCAATGTGGGTGGCGATGTGATTGAAAAAAATGACCAGGCTTATGTAGTGCGCGGTATTGGGGTTATCAATAATATTGATGAAATCCAGAATATCATCATTAAAAATGTAAACAACGTACCTATATTGGCAAAAGATATTGCCGATGTAAAAGAGGCCGGCCTACCCCGTTTAGGCCAGGTGAGCCGAGATAAGCAAAAAGATGTGCTTGAAGGTATTATTGTAATGCGCAAAGGCGAGAATCCCGCCGAGGTTCTGAATCGTATCCGTGACAAAGTAAAAGACCTGAATGAAAACATCCTGCCCAAGGACGTAAAGATTGATACCTTTTACGACCGCACAAACCTGATGGATTTTTGTACCGAAACAGTTATCCATAACCTGTGCGAGGGCATTATCCTGGTAACCGTTATTGTGTTCCTGTTTATGGCCGACTGGCGTACAACCCTTACTGTTGCTATTATCATCCCGCTATCCCTGTTGTTTGCCTTTGTATGTATGCGCATAAAAGGAATGAGCGCCAACCTGCTATCAATGGGTGCTGTAGATTTTGGTATAATTATAGACGGGGCGGTTGTAATGGTTGAGGGGATTTTTGTTGCCCTTGATCATAAGGCTAAAGAAGTAGGCATGCAAAAGTTTAACGGCCTTGCCAAGCTGGGTTTGTTTAAAAATGTAGGTGCCGAAATGGGTAAAGCCATCTTCTTCTCCAAGTTGATAATCATCACCTGTTTAATCCCGATTTTTGCATTCCAGAAGGTTGAGGGTAAAATGTTCTCGCCTTTGGCCTATACCTTGGGTTTCGCATTACTTGGAGCATTAATATTCACACTAACCCTGGTACCTGCCCTGTCCAGCATCCTGTTACAAAAAAACGTAAAGGAAAAACATAATCCGGTTGTTCTCTTTTTCGAGAATGGCATACGCCGAATGTTCAACTTTACCTATAAAAATCAAAAACTGAGTTTGATAGTTGCGGTTGCCTTTATGGCTGTCACCTTCTTTTCGGCAAAGTTCTTAGGATCGGAATTTTTGCCCGATCTGAACGAGGGCGCATTATGGGTTGAGGCTGAATTACCAATGAGCGTTTCGCTAAATGAAGCCGAAAGCATCAATCAAAAAATGATGCAGATATTAGATAAGTTCCCCGAAGTGAAGCAAACGCTTGCGCAGGTTGGCCGAACCAATGACGGTACCGACCCAAAAGGCTTTTTTGACGTTCAAATCCAGGTCGATCTTAAAAACAAAAAAGAATGGCCCAGCGGTATTACCGAGGATGAACTTATTGCCCAGATGGATAAACAACTGAGCAAAATCCCTGGTGCCGTGTTCAACTATTCGCAGCCTATTCGCGATAACGTAGAAGAAGCAGTTGCTGGCGTTAATGCCGCGTTAGCTGTAAAAATATTTGGCCCCGATTTTCAAACACTTGATAAAAAAGCCGACAGTGTACTGCGAATTTTAAAAACAGTACAGGGCGTTGAAGACCTTGGCGTGCTTCGCAATTTGGGTCAACCAGAGTTCAGGATTGAACTCGACCAACGCAAAATGGCACTTTATGGCGTATCTACCGCAGATGCTAACTCGGTTATCGAAATGGCTATAGGAGGTAAAGCAGCAACTGAGTTATATGAGGGCGAGCGCAGGTTTGATATCAGGATCAGGTATCAGCAACAATACCGCAACACCCAGGATAAAATAGAAAACCTGATGGTGCCTACCCTTAACGGCTCCAAAATTTCAATAAAAGAAATTGCCACCATCAAAACTATTACCGGGCCTGCCTTTATTTACCGGGATAACAACACCCGGTATATTGCCGTAAAATTCTCGGTACGCGGCCGCGATTTGGGTAGTACCATTGCCGAAGCACAAGGCAAAGTACACTCAAAAGTAACATTTGAACACGGCTACACTGATGTTTGGGCAGGTGAGTTTGAAAACCAGATACGTGCATCAAATACATTGGCCCATGTAGTGCCTATTTGCTTGCTGGTGATATTCCTCATCTTGTTTATCACATTTGGAAATGCCAAAGATGCCACATTGGTTATTATGAACGTGCCATTCGCCTTAATTGGCGGGATACTGGCTTTGCATATAACAGGCACAAACTTCAGTATCTCTGCAGGTATCGGATTTATCGCCTTATTTGGTGTTTGTATCCAAAATGGTGTAATCCTGGTATCTGTATTTAAAAAGAACCTGGAAGAACATATGCCACTTGATAAAGCCATTTTAGATGGTGTTATCAGCCGCGTAAGGCCCGTAGTAATGACGGCGTTGATGGCAGCCATAGGGTTAATGCCTGCGGCTGTATCAACGGGTATAGGTTCCGAAACGCAGAAACCCCTGGCTATAGTTGTTATTGGTGGCCTGGTAACTTCAACCATATTAACACTATTGATATTGCCTATCATATATGCTATTGTTCACCGGCTAATCCACCGCCGCGAAAACCGTAAGCTTTTGAAAAAGATAGGCGTTGTACGCAACGCATAA
- a CDS encoding efflux RND transporter periplasmic adaptor subunit, whose protein sequence is MMKRETLLSGISALLLLAACKGKPQPVAENKQVCVSDSMAKIITIDTAKTTAIKNELTLSGEVSNDENNVVKVFPFSSGQILDVKVSLGDKVTKGQTLAIMRSADVAGNYTDLTATKSDLAISKRQLEQAEYLYKNGISSERDYTEAKENYNKAEAANHKIQQQIAINGGGNTNPGGTLIIKAPESGYIVEKNVTTGSFIRQDNNGSMFTISNMKDVWIWANVFESDISKVKTGYSAKVTTLAYPGKVFEGKIDAISSVLDPDNKVLKIKVVLPNTDMMLKPEMFTNVVITNNDAATSVSIPAKAVIFDSSKNFVVVYNSKCDLKVREVSVIKTVDDITYIASGLNAGDKVISKNGLLLYDALAGD, encoded by the coding sequence ATGATGAAAAGAGAAACGCTGTTATCCGGCATCTCCGCTTTACTATTGCTTGCCGCCTGCAAGGGCAAGCCGCAACCCGTAGCCGAAAATAAGCAGGTTTGCGTAAGCGATTCGATGGCAAAAATTATAACCATTGATACTGCTAAAACTACTGCAATAAAAAATGAACTTACCCTGTCGGGCGAGGTTTCAAATGATGAAAATAACGTTGTAAAAGTTTTTCCTTTTTCAAGCGGGCAAATACTGGATGTTAAAGTTTCCCTTGGCGATAAAGTAACCAAAGGTCAAACCCTGGCCATTATGCGTAGCGCCGATGTTGCCGGTAATTATACCGACTTAACCGCCACAAAATCAGACCTGGCTATATCAAAACGCCAGTTAGAGCAGGCCGAGTACCTGTACAAAAATGGTATCTCGAGTGAGCGTGATTACACCGAAGCCAAAGAAAACTATAACAAAGCCGAAGCAGCCAATCATAAAATTCAGCAGCAAATTGCTATTAATGGTGGTGGTAATACCAACCCGGGCGGCACGTTGATTATCAAGGCGCCGGAAAGCGGTTATATCGTCGAAAAAAATGTCACTACCGGCAGCTTTATCCGCCAGGATAACAATGGCAGCATGTTTACCATATCGAACATGAAAGATGTATGGATTTGGGCCAACGTATTTGAATCTGACATCAGTAAGGTTAAAACCGGGTACAGCGCCAAAGTAACTACGCTGGCCTATCCGGGTAAAGTTTTCGAAGGCAAAATTGATGCTATTAGTTCGGTACTTGACCCTGATAATAAAGTATTGAAAATTAAGGTAGTATTACCCAACACCGACATGATGCTAAAACCCGAAATGTTTACCAATGTAGTAATTACCAATAACGATGCTGCAACATCGGTATCAATCCCTGCCAAAGCAGTGATTTTCGATAGCAGCAAAAACTTTGTGGTGGTTTACAACAGCAAATGCGATTTAAAGGTACGCGAGGTAAGCGTTATCAAAACAGTTGACGATATCACCTACATCGCATCGGGCCTAAACGCCGGCGACAAAGTGATCTCCAAAAACGGCCTGCTTTTATACGATGCATTAGCGGGGGATTGA
- a CDS encoding TolC family protein, which translates to MCKIKTLLFLLIVFFCCNTNRAAAQTDTLKINFQDAEKQFLENNLALLAQKYNIEASKALIQQAKLWDNPVLSTDQNIWDGGSKKFFYHGNNSGQVFVQLNQVFATAGKRGKQVKVAEDDAKVQEAAFADLMRNLRYNLQLDFSQLATLNAQEKVYQNEISSAQNLVAAIQKSFDAGNTSMKDLIRLKALLFGLQNDMVENHRQVNDLQTELKTLLQTNETAFVYPVISDKPAETVTLDIPNLIEQAKTNRPDYLSNQYQLSSATHNLAYQKALAVPDVTIGAAYDQNSSYARNYYGLQIGLPLPFFNRNQGNIKSAKYNIQSQEATVKQNELQLKNDVVAAVNQYKLNQQLFSTQQLEFNEQYDKLFNSMLKSFQQRQISLIEFVDFFDTYKDTKLKILQQQYNLQKAIADLNFATGTTIIKS; encoded by the coding sequence ATGTGTAAGATAAAAACCCTGCTATTTTTATTAATTGTATTTTTTTGCTGTAATACAAACCGGGCCGCCGCCCAAACCGACACACTCAAAATTAACTTCCAGGATGCCGAAAAACAGTTTTTGGAAAACAACCTGGCCTTACTGGCTCAGAAGTATAATATTGAGGCTTCAAAAGCGCTGATACAGCAAGCCAAACTTTGGGACAACCCCGTACTAAGCACCGACCAAAATATCTGGGATGGCGGCAGCAAAAAATTCTTTTACCACGGCAATAACAGCGGCCAGGTATTTGTGCAGCTAAACCAGGTATTTGCCACTGCGGGCAAACGCGGCAAACAGGTAAAAGTAGCCGAAGATGATGCCAAAGTTCAGGAAGCAGCCTTTGCCGACTTGATGCGCAACCTGCGCTACAATCTTCAGCTGGATTTTAGTCAGCTGGCTACACTGAATGCCCAGGAAAAAGTTTATCAGAATGAGATCAGTTCGGCCCAGAACCTGGTTGCGGCCATCCAGAAATCATTTGATGCCGGTAATACTTCCATGAAAGATCTGATCCGCCTTAAAGCATTGCTTTTTGGTCTGCAGAATGATATGGTAGAAAATCACCGCCAGGTAAATGACCTGCAAACTGAATTAAAAACCTTGCTGCAAACCAATGAAACGGCCTTTGTATACCCGGTAATAAGCGATAAACCTGCTGAAACCGTAACCCTGGATATCCCAAATCTGATTGAGCAGGCTAAAACAAACAGACCCGATTACCTATCAAACCAATACCAGTTAAGCTCGGCCACACATAACCTGGCGTATCAAAAAGCTTTGGCCGTGCCCGATGTTACTATCGGCGCTGCTTATGACCAAAACAGCAGTTATGCCCGCAATTACTATGGCCTGCAAATTGGTTTGCCCCTGCCCTTTTTTAACCGTAACCAGGGCAACATTAAATCGGCCAAATACAATATTCAAAGCCAGGAAGCAACTGTAAAACAAAATGAACTTCAGCTTAAAAACGATGTGGTAGCGGCTGTAAATCAGTATAAATTAAACCAGCAATTATTCTCGACCCAACAACTGGAGTTTAATGAGCAATACGATAAACTGTTTAACAGCATGCTCAAAAGCTTCCAGCAACGGCAAATCAGCCTGATTGAATTTGTCGATTTTTTTGATACCTATAAAGATACCAAGCTTAAAATACTACAACAGCAATACAACCTGCAAAAAGCCATTGCCGACCTGAACTTTGCTACCGGCACTACTATAATTAAATCGTAA
- a CDS encoding amidohydrolase, which produces MDNLKITVFQGYLFWENTDKNLQNITLRLSGGIREKTDLIILPEMFSTGFTMNAAALAEPMEGKTMQWMHQTAKQHDCVVTGSIIIKENDHYYNRLIWMRTDGTYEYYDKRHLFALGKEHNTYTAGNKKIMVELNGWKICPMICYDLRFPVWLRNLADNPYDLLIVVANWPERRALHWRTLLPARAVENQAYVIGVNRVGHDGNEVYHSGDSTCIDPNGNVVYYKRDEDDVYTFSIIADEIKKARRALPFLKDADEFEINL; this is translated from the coding sequence ATGGATAATCTTAAAATTACCGTTTTTCAAGGCTACCTTTTTTGGGAAAATACTGATAAAAATTTACAAAATATCACTTTACGCTTATCTGGCGGAATAAGGGAAAAAACAGACCTTATTATCCTGCCCGAAATGTTTAGCACCGGCTTTACCATGAATGCCGCTGCACTTGCCGAACCAATGGAAGGTAAAACCATGCAATGGATGCACCAAACTGCCAAACAACACGATTGCGTGGTTACAGGCAGTATTATTATCAAAGAAAACGACCATTACTACAACCGCCTCATTTGGATGCGCACCGATGGCACTTATGAGTATTATGATAAACGCCACCTGTTTGCTTTGGGCAAAGAACATAACACCTACACCGCCGGCAACAAAAAAATCATGGTGGAGCTGAACGGCTGGAAAATATGCCCCATGATTTGCTACGATCTGCGTTTCCCGGTATGGCTGCGCAACCTTGCCGATAACCCTTACGATTTATTGATAGTTGTAGCCAACTGGCCCGAACGCCGTGCCCTGCACTGGCGCACTTTATTACCCGCCCGCGCTGTTGAAAACCAGGCTTATGTAATTGGCGTAAACCGGGTAGGCCACGATGGCAACGAGGTTTACCACTCGGGCGATTCAACCTGTATTGATCCCAATGGCAACGTGGTTTATTACAAACGCGATGAGGACGATGTATACACCTTTTCTATCATTGCCGATGAGATAAAGAAAGCCCGCCGTGCCTTACCGTTTTTGAAAGACGCGGATGAATTTGAAATAAACCTTTAG
- a CDS encoding methionine aminotransferase, whose translation MISVVSKLPQTGTTIFTVMSALANEVSAINLSQGFPDYNCSADLIELVNKAMTDGHNQYAPMAGVMSLRERIAEKTERLYGAVYNPETEITITAGGTQAIFTAISAVIHPNDEVIIFEPAFDCYAPAIKLMGGVVKSLPLEPPNYRIAWDMVKRLINHKTKMIILNSPHNPTATILHKEDIDELSALVKNQDILILSDEVYEHLIYDGQTHHSMARYPDLQQRSFIVASFGKPFHATGWKVGYCMAPAYLMHEFRKIHQFLVFAVNTPIQYAIAEHLKNEETYTGLPEFFQQKRDYFRQGLEQTRFELLPCHGSYFQSVRYSNITDEKDADFVLRLTKEFGVAAIPVSAFYSKGIDHHVLRFCFAKRQETLDKAVDRLLKV comes from the coding sequence ATGATTTCTGTAGTTTCAAAATTACCCCAAACGGGTACTACCATATTTACGGTGATGTCGGCCCTGGCCAATGAGGTTAGTGCTATAAACTTGTCGCAGGGATTTCCGGATTATAACTGCTCGGCCGACCTGATCGAACTGGTTAACAAGGCGATGACTGATGGCCATAACCAATATGCCCCTATGGCCGGCGTAATGAGTTTAAGGGAGCGTATTGCCGAAAAAACCGAGAGGCTTTACGGTGCCGTTTATAATCCCGAAACCGAAATAACCATTACTGCGGGCGGCACGCAGGCTATATTTACAGCCATTAGCGCGGTTATACACCCCAATGACGAGGTTATTATTTTTGAGCCCGCATTTGATTGCTATGCCCCTGCCATAAAGCTGATGGGCGGTGTGGTAAAATCGTTACCGCTTGAGCCGCCAAACTACCGCATTGCCTGGGATATGGTAAAACGGCTTATCAACCACAAAACCAAAATGATTATCCTTAATTCGCCGCATAACCCTACTGCTACTATTTTGCACAAGGAGGATATTGACGAGTTGAGCGCATTGGTTAAAAACCAGGATATTTTAATACTAAGCGATGAGGTTTACGAGCACCTGATATATGATGGCCAAACGCATCACAGTATGGCGCGCTACCCGGATTTACAACAGCGAAGCTTCATAGTGGCATCATTTGGCAAGCCTTTTCATGCTACCGGCTGGAAGGTGGGTTACTGTATGGCGCCGGCCTACCTGATGCATGAATTCAGGAAAATTCACCAGTTTTTGGTTTTCGCGGTTAATACCCCCATACAATATGCTATTGCCGAGCATCTAAAAAATGAAGAAACTTATACGGGTTTGCCGGAGTTTTTTCAGCAGAAACGTGACTACTTTCGCCAGGGGCTGGAACAAACCCGGTTTGAATTGCTGCCCTGCCATGGATCATACTTTCAATCAGTACGTTACAGCAATATAACCGACGAAAAAGATGCCGATTTTGTACTGCGTTTAACTAAGGAATTTGGCGTGGCGGCGATACCGGTTTCGGCCTTTTATAGCAAGGGTATTGACCACCATGTGTTAAGGTTTTGTTTCGCCAAAAGGCAAGAAACTTTGGATAAAGCCGTTGATAGGTTATTGAAAGTTTAA